One part of the Pelecanus crispus isolate bPelCri1 chromosome 20, bPelCri1.pri, whole genome shotgun sequence genome encodes these proteins:
- the FEM1A gene encoding protein fem-1 homolog A produces MDLRTAVYNAARDGKLKLLQKLLGSRSREELEALTAGPGGGGGPGAGSTPLLIAARHGHLEVVEYLLDHCGARVEEGGSVSFDGETIEGAPPLWAASAAGHLGVVRSLLDHGASVNQTTLTNSTPLRAACFDGHLEIVRYLVGERGADLEVANRHGHTCLMISCYKGHREIARYLLEKGADVNRRSVKGNTALHDCAESGSLEILQLLLRSKARMEKDGYGMTPLLAASVTGHTNIVEYLIQGGLQQEEEEAAVEALELLGATFVDKKRDLLGAHKYWRRAMELRCEGGQYLPKPEPRQLVLAYDYSREVSSLEELEALITDPDEMRMQALLIRERILGPSHPDTSYYIRYRGAVYADSGNFERCINLWKYALDMQQGNLEPLSPMTASSFLSFAELFSYVLQDRSKGTLATHLGFSDLMGVLSKGVREVERALVHGKDPVVDSAQFTKTLAIILHLVFLLEKVECTPEQEHQKRQTIYRLLKCSPRAKNGFTPLHMAVDKDTTTVGRYPVGKFPSLHVVNLLLECGADPDSRDYDNNTPLHVAARNNCPLIMSALMEAGAHMDATNAFKQTAYELLDEKLLTKSMMQPFNYITLQCLAARALDKHKIPYKGFIPEELEAFIELH; encoded by the exons ATGGACCTGCGCACGGCCGTGTACAACGCGGCCCGCGATGGGAagctgaagctgctgcagaagctgctgggCAGCCGGAGCCGGGAGGAGCTGGAGGCGCTGACGgcagggcccggcgggggcggcggccccggggcggggagcaCGCCGTTGCTGATCGCCGCCCGGCACGGGCACCTGGAGGTGGTGGAGTACCTGCTGGATCACTGCGGCGCCCGCGTGGAGGAGGGAGGCTCGGTCAGCTTCGACGGGGAGACCATCGAGGGGGCCCCGCCGCTCTGGGCGGCCTCGGCTGCCGGGCACCTGGGGGTGGTGCGCAGCCTCCTGGATCACGGCGCGTCGGTGAACCAGACCACGCTGACCAACTCCACGCCGCTGCGGGCTGCTTGCTTTGACGGGCACCTGGAGATCGTGCGCTACTTAGTTGGGGAGCGCGGGGCCGACCTGGAAGTAGCCAACCGGCACGGACACACTTGTTTGATGATTTCTTGCTACAAAGGGCACCGGGAAATTGCACGCTACTTGCTAGAGAAGGGGGCTGATGTCAACCGCCGGAGCGTGAAGGGGAATACGGCCCTGCATGACTGCGCTGAGTCCGGCAGCCTGGAGATCCTGCAGCTATTGCTCCGCTCCAAAGCCCGCATGGAGAAAGATGGCTATGGCATGACTCCTCTGCTAGCTGCCAGTGTCACCGGTCACACCAACATTGTGGAGTACCTCATCCAaggagggctgcagcaggaggaggaggag GCTGCTGTGGAAGCACTGGAGTTGCTGGGTGCTACGTTTGTGGATAAGAAACGTGACCTTTTGGGAGCCCACAAGTACTGGCGAAGGGCGATGGAGCTTCGGTGTGAGGGCGGGCAGTACTTGCCTAAACCTGAGCCCCGGCAGCTGGTGTTGGCCTACGACTATTCCCGGGAAGTGAGTTCGCTGGAGGAACTGGAAGCCTTGATTACTGACCCAGATGAGATGCGCATGCAGGCACTGCTGATTAGAGAGCGCATCTTGGGTCCTTCCCACCCAGACACCTCCTATTACATCCGTTACCGAGGGGCAGTCTATGCTGACTCCGGCAACTTCGAACGCTGCATTAACCTGTGGAAGTATGCTCTGGACATGCAGCAAGGCAACCTGGAGCCTCTCAGCCCGATGACTGCCAgcagtttcctttcctttgctgaGCTTTTCTCTTACGTGCTTCAGGACCGCTCCAAAGGCACTTTAGCTACCCACCTGGGCTTCTCTGACCTCATGGGAGTACTGAGCAAAGGGGTCCGGGAGGTGGAGAGGGCGCTTGTGCATGGCAAGGACCCTGTAGTTGACTCAGCGCAGTTCACCAAGACGCTGGCCATTATCCTCCACCTTGTCTTCTTGCTGGAGAAGGTGGAGTGCACCCCGGAGCAGGAACACCAGAAACGCCAGACTATCTACCGCCTGCTAAAGTGCAGCCCCCGGGCCAAGAACGGCTTCACTCCTTTGCATATGGCTGTAGACAAAGATACCACAACAGTGGGACGTTATCCCGTGGGCAAGTTCCCATCACTCCACGTTGTGAACTTGCTTCTGGAGTGTGGGGCTGACCCAGATAGCCGTGACTATGACAACAACACCCCGCTGCATGTTGCTGCCCGCAACAACTGCCCGCTGATCATGAGTGCCCTGATGGAGGCTGGAGCCCATATGGATGCCACCAATGCCTTCAAGCAGACTGCTTATGAGCTGCTGGATGAGAAACTGCTCACCAAGAGCATGATGCAGCCCTTCAATTACATCACCCTCCAGTGCCTTGCTGCTCGCGCCCTGGACAAGCACAAGATTCCCTACAAGGGTTTCATCCCTGAGGAACTGGAAGCCTTCATTGAACTGCACTAG